In a genomic window of Halalkalibacillus sediminis:
- a CDS encoding deoxynucleoside kinase translates to MNGGLILEEQHVPFIAVEGPIGVGKTSLSNKIATHFYFHLLKEIVEENPFLGKFYDNIEEWSFQTEMFFLCNRYKQLEDIKKHYLKEGKPVVSDYHVMKNMIFAKRTLQSDQFEKYEKIFHILTADMPKPNIMIYIHASLDTLLERIKLRGRDVEQNIQPSYLKQLSEDYDTFMEEFERNHPHIPVIRLNGDDLDFIKHQEDLDFILEEVEKHLHKGEVLT, encoded by the coding sequence ATGAACGGAGGACTTATTTTGGAAGAACAACATGTGCCATTTATTGCAGTAGAAGGACCGATAGGCGTTGGTAAAACGTCCTTATCAAACAAAATTGCGACCCACTTCTACTTTCACTTATTAAAAGAAATTGTTGAGGAGAACCCCTTTCTAGGGAAGTTCTACGATAACATTGAAGAGTGGAGTTTCCAGACAGAGATGTTCTTTCTCTGTAATCGATACAAGCAATTAGAAGACATCAAGAAGCATTACTTGAAGGAAGGAAAACCTGTCGTTTCTGACTATCATGTGATGAAAAACATGATTTTCGCGAAACGCACCCTTCAATCAGATCAATTTGAAAAATACGAGAAGATCTTTCATATATTAACGGCTGATATGCCAAAGCCAAATATCATGATCTACATCCATGCTAGCTTAGATACTTTATTAGAAAGAATTAAGTTACGTGGCCGGGACGTCGAACAAAACATTCAACCTTCTTATCTGAAACAATTGTCAGAGGACTATGATACGTTTATGGAAGAGTTTGAACGAAATCACCCTCATATTCCTGTCATTCGATTGAATGGTGATGATTTGGATTTCATCAAGCATCAGGAAGACTTGGATTTCATCTTAGAGGAAGTTGAAAAGCATTTACACAAAGGAGAAGTACTGACATGA